Proteins from a single region of Xiphias gladius isolate SHS-SW01 ecotype Sanya breed wild chromosome 2, ASM1685928v1, whole genome shotgun sequence:
- the crebl2 gene encoding cAMP-responsive element-binding protein-like 2 translates to MDDNKMVAGKVKKPGKRGRKPAKIDLKAKLERSRQSARECRARKKLRYQYLEELVSSKERAICALREELEMYKQWCSAMDQGKIPSEIKALLTGDEQKMPQGGSSTKTSKNNKNNNISSSGQG, encoded by the exons ATGGTGGCTGGTAAAGTGAAGAAGCCGGGGAAACGCGGCCGTAAACCTGCAAAGATCGACCTGAAGGCCAAACTGGAGCGGAGCCGTCAGAGCGCCAGAGAGTGCAGAGCCAGGAAGAAACTGAGATACCAGTATCTGGAGGAACTGGTCTCCAGTAAGGAGAGAGCTATCTGTGCCCTGCGGGAGGAGCTGGAGATG TACAAGCAGTGGTGTTCAGCCATGGATCAGGGGAAGATCCCCTCCGAGATTAAAGCTCTGCTGACAGGAGACGAGCAGAAAATGCCACAAGGTGGCAGCAGCACCAAGACGTccaagaacaacaaaaacaacaacatcagcagcagcggCCAGGGTTAG
- the gpr19 gene encoding probable G-protein coupled receptor 19 yields MVYAQSSNTVGVNPSLYSPSFTYQMSFNYSKRENSTVLEALPTTPVSSLEGSSSGQPNRTFTSYELTSGEVAILGLVFGVLWLVSILGNALVCLVIHRSRRTQSTTNYFVVSMACADLLMSLGCAPFVLLQVASGRWPLSAAACKAIRYLQHLCPGVQVCVLLSISVDRFYTIVYPLSFKVSREKAKKMILASWLFDATFLLPCLFFYGSTSTDSSHCDFFLPDNWGSIAYAAVHLLFGFLVPVALVVLFYQRVVRYIWRISADGHTVRRTMNIVPRTKVKTIKMFLMLNSVFFLTWTPFYVAQLWHPRESDGPSRQGLLFFTAIAWISFSSTASKPTLYSVYNANFRRGMRETFCMSSMKCYRSNAYTITASSRMAKKNYVGVVDIPVQAKMVTKDSVYDKFDREAKEKKVAWLTNANPPNTFV; encoded by the coding sequence ATGGTTTATGCCCAGTCATCAAACACGGTTGGCGTCAATCCCTCCCTATACTCTCCATCTTTCACGTATCAGATGTCATTTAACTACTCCAAGAGGGAAAACTCAACTGTCCTGGAAGCCTTACCCACAACCCCCGTGAGCAGCCTCGAGGGCTCGTCCTCCGGCCAGCCAAACCGGACCTTCACCTCCTATGAGCTGACTTCAGGCGAGGTCGCCATCCTGGGCTTGGTGTTTGGGGTTCTCTGGCTGGTCTCCATCCTGGGAAATGCCCTCGTCTGCCTGGTCATCCACCGGAGCCGACGGACTCAATCCACCACCAACTACTTTGTGGTGTCTATGGCCTGTGCAGACCTGCTTATGAGCCTGGGTTGCGCCCCCTTCGTCCTCCTGCAGGTCGCCTCAGGACGATGGCCGCTGAGTGCTGCTGCCTGCAAAGCTATACGCTACCTGCAGCACCTGTGCCCGGGTGTGCAGGTGTGCGTTCTGCTTTCCATCTCTGTAGACCGCTTCTACACGATTGTCTACCCCCTCAGCTTCAAGGTGTCCAGggagaaagcaaagaagatgATCCTGGCCTCATGGCTGTTTGATGCAACCTTCCTCTTGCCCTGCCTCTTCTTCTACGGGTCCACATCTACAGACAGCAGTCATTGTGACTTTTTCCTTCCGGACAACTGGGGCAGTATAGCCTACGCTGCCGTTCACctgctgtttggttttctgGTCCCAGTAGCGTTGGTTGTGTTGTTCTACCAGCGGGTGGTCCGCTACATCTGGAGGATCAGCGCTGATGGCCACACGGTGCGCCGGACAATGAACATCGTCCCACGGACTAAAGTCAAGACCATCAAGATGTTCCTCATGctaaattcagttttctttctcacCTGGACGCCCTTCTACGTCGCTCAGCTGTGGCACCCGAGGGAGTCCGATGGACCCAGCAGGCAGGGGCTCCTGTTCTTCACAGCCATCGCCTGGATCTCCTTCAGCTCCACAGCATCCAAACCAACCCTGTACTCGGTCTACAATGCAAACTTCAGGAGGGGCATGCGGGAGACCTTCTGTATGTCGTCCATGAAATGCTACCGCAGTAATGCGTACACCATCACAGCGAGCTCTCGGATGGCCAAAAAGAACTACGTTGGGGTGGTGGACATCCCAGTGCAAGCAAAAATGGTCACCAAGGACTCGGTTTATGATAAATTTGACCGAGAGGCGAAGGAAAAGAAGGTAGCCTGGCTCACGAATGCCAATCCGCCAAACACCTTTGTGTAA